The Sulfolobus sp. A20 genomic interval TCTGCCAAAGACGTAAGGATCTCCTCCTTTTAGTCTTACGACTATCTTGCCCTCTAATGCTTTTTTCACTAACGTCTGATTTATCTCATCTTGAATAACGTAATCCCCAATACTTTTCCCAACATACAATTTTTCTGCCTCTCTTTTAGAGTAATTTAATAGCTCTTTAGAAATAAGCCTGTCGTAAAGAATAACGTCTGCCATCTGTAGTAGTCTAAGACCTTTAAGGGTAATTAACTCAGGATCACCCGGACCAGCACCTACAATATAAACCTTCCCTTTCATTAAATGACATTTACTTTTTTGAATATATAAATCGCAAATGCCGCACCTTCAGGAAACTTAATTGCATAAACTAGTAATATGATTGAGTTAAGTATATTTTGTGGTGGTATAGCAAATAGGTTAGATGCAACGTATAGTATTAGTAAAAAGAGAGTGTCTCCTGCAAATCCTAAACTATATAATATGATCTTCTCCGTAAAAGTTAAGGAGTTTATACTATAACCGACGAGGAATCCTCCTACGAATTCTGAGATGAACGAACATGCGAATAGCCACTCTAATTTAGTAGATATAATATATATTTGAGGGAGTAGCCATGGAATGATTAACGCTAGTGCAATAGTGATGAATAATGGCACTCTCTTTCGAAGTAGTAAGGAAACTATAGATACTTTCTCCTTATCCACTTCTACAAACTTATCTTGAGGAGTATTTGACATTAAAACATACCAACCTAATAGTCCTCCGGATATGATTGGACCTTGATATGAAAGCAATCTATCAATAGGATCTAGCAATATATATGCTACCGCTGACCCTATTAATATTGAAAAACCTAAATACTTTGATATGTTTAAAAAATTCATAAAAACTCCCTACTAGGGGAGGAATATTGTATATACTACCTTATCTTTTTCACTAGCTTTATTAACTAATCTTACTCCTTTCTCGTTCATAGCCGTTATCCACATATCCACTTGATCTTCTTGAACACCTCTTAATGCTATCACTTTAACTTCTTT includes:
- a CDS encoding DUF1404 family protein; translation: MNFLNISKYLGFSILIGSAVAYILLDPIDRLLSYQGPIISGGLLGWYVLMSNTPQDKFVEVDKEKVSIVSLLLRKRVPLFITIALALIIPWLLPQIYIISTKLEWLFACSFISEFVGGFLVGYSINSLTFTEKIILYSLGFAGDTLFLLILYVASNLFAIPPQNILNSIILLVYAIKFPEGAAFAIYIFKKVNVI